In the Rutidosis leptorrhynchoides isolate AG116_Rl617_1_P2 unplaced genomic scaffold, CSIRO_AGI_Rlap_v1 contig457, whole genome shotgun sequence genome, one interval contains:
- the LOC139883817 gene encoding uncharacterized protein has protein sequence MDMNDKDYISRLPEKVIHQVMHRLDVRESARTCVLSKVWNRYWSSYPNFEFFGFPVPCLNTYNEIITWLKHVVAQYNLMKKRLQKYIQRSLNIDKFKIKHNIVSREKKRNNFSQVGELIESAVLGKVKELELQYCIKGLEYDCFHFRRVIPDYYNLPPTLSSLQKFENLTSKSTLLTTGGLLDTDLRSIKLIRFPQLYKGKVSHFYQIEIESPYLQQVEVMSCHTYSGSKVKIKASSLGEFRVENSYIGNVEVEAPSFERIVIYGVDEDSFGNLLSASLLFPQLKKIWVNSCRRLSIIDLEAPHLEYFEVSSTCNRDLKINLCAPKLSTESDFAKFHNARYSL, from the exons ATGGATATGAACGATAAGGATTATATCTCACGATTGCCTGAAAAAGTTATTCATCAAGTAATGCATCGTCTCGACGTGAGAGAATCAGCTCGAACTTGTGTTTTGTCAAAGGTATGGAATCGTTACTGGTCTTCATATCCTAACTTCGAATTTTTTGGTTTCCCTGTGCCATGTTTAAATACATACAATGAGATAATTACATGGCTGAAGCATGTGGTAGCACAATATAATTTGATGAAAAAGAGACTGCAAAAGTATATCCAACGAAGCCTAAATATAGACAAATTCAAGATAAAGCATAATATTGTCTCCCGTGAAAAAAAAAGGAATAATTTCAGTCAAGTTGGTGAGTTGATTGAGAGTGCAGTTCTAGGGAAAGTTAAGGAGTTAGAGCTTCAGTATTGTATCAAAGGGCTCGAGTACGACTGCTTTCACTTTAGAAGAGTTATTCCTGATTATTACAACTTGCCACCAACTCTCTCTTCTCTGCAAAAA TTCGAGAACCTGACATCAAAAAGCACATTGCTTACAACTGGGGGACTTCTCGACACTGATTTGCGTAGCATAAAGCTTATAAGATTCCCTCAGCTCTACAAGGGTAAAGTGAGTCACTTTTACCAGATTGAAATTGAATCACCATATCTTCAACAGGTTGAAGTTATGAGTTGCCATACTTACAGCGGCTCGAAGGTTAAAATTAAGGCATCAAGTCTTGGAGAATTTCGTGTGGAAAATAGCTACATAGGTAATGTGGAAGTTGAAGCACCGAGTTTTGAAAGGATCGTTATTTATGGTGTAGATGAGGATTCATTTGGTAATTTGTTATCTGCAAGTCTTTTG TTTCCTCAACTAAAGAAGATCTGGGTGAATAGTTGTCGTAGGCTGAGTATCATTGACCTTGAAGCACCTCATCTCGAATACTTTGAGGTATCGAGTACTTGCAACAGGGACTTGAAGATTAATCTTTGTGCCCCGAAGCTCTCGACGGAGTCCGATTTTGCCAAATTTCACAATGCACGGTACTCACTTTAA